The Cryomorphaceae bacterium genome window below encodes:
- a CDS encoding T9SS C-terminal target domain-containing protein: MQKVILLFVSVFISAQLAAQVRVNAPGKFLVEQLRNLEPGQAIPAHWVQDYDLVKINGTYHIGVLAMVDEDLMDDAHLESVGAINRTQAGNIWTFRVPVLNVPLFLQNPGLLQVEIAEPVAPFLDENIPSARVDSVHLGLGGLQQAYKGQGVVVAVIDWGFDYTHPVFYDENLENYRLVRAWDQNKLDGTPPAGYDFGAEYIEQDLLIAQHDTDYVFGPGTHGTHVAGIAGGAGGGPDAVFSLGPNPEAKIMGAAPESDLIFISLRRDAPSLIDGFNYIKNYAESVGKPFVVNMSFGSHLGPHDGNDLKNVGIDNLQGPGRIFVGSAGNNGNGNFHLDRDFASNPDTLLTVVNIHGSSDWGQTLSMWGSENSSFSASIRLVNSADETVFQTPFYQTALEPQINDFFLVGNDTLYIRVQSTAAFTTNDKPNIRLEVRNTSNLKIVLIAASNDSHLHIWSNARMQNRYTNWGSNLTSNYPGAVAGNTEYAPGEPAGCGKHVITVGAYRAERVFANGTVLYGALAGFSSRGPTVDGRVKPDITSGGVDVWSAVNSFTTSGQLSVEVDGNTYEFTRFDGTSMSGPLVAGIVALMLEANPELTTLEAREILRSTARLDQHTGDIGPEGTLDWGWGKAHALAAVLASEIVSSIEEKEVVAELFTAWPNPTTDVINIEIAQHAHGQIWVNIFDMSGKLEHSTSINQGGAFFTVSVGHLPAGMYLIRVDTEKQTSFRRVVVSR, from the coding sequence ATGCAGAAAGTTATACTTCTCTTCGTTTCCGTTTTTATAAGTGCGCAGCTTGCGGCGCAGGTACGCGTAAATGCCCCCGGAAAATTTCTGGTGGAGCAATTGCGCAACTTAGAGCCCGGTCAAGCCATTCCGGCCCATTGGGTGCAGGACTACGACCTGGTTAAAATCAACGGCACTTACCACATTGGAGTGCTCGCCATGGTGGATGAAGACCTGATGGATGATGCCCACCTCGAAAGCGTAGGAGCCATCAACCGCACGCAGGCCGGAAACATCTGGACTTTCCGCGTGCCGGTGCTCAATGTTCCTCTATTTCTGCAAAACCCCGGGCTGCTTCAGGTGGAAATTGCCGAGCCGGTAGCTCCTTTTCTGGACGAAAACATTCCCTCAGCCCGCGTGGACAGCGTTCACCTCGGCCTGGGAGGGCTGCAACAGGCCTACAAAGGCCAGGGTGTGGTGGTGGCCGTGATTGACTGGGGCTTTGATTACACCCACCCCGTATTTTACGACGAGAACCTTGAGAATTACCGTCTGGTGCGAGCATGGGATCAAAACAAACTCGACGGAACACCTCCTGCGGGGTACGATTTTGGAGCTGAGTACATCGAACAGGACTTGCTGATTGCCCAGCACGATACCGACTATGTATTTGGCCCCGGCACCCACGGAACCCACGTAGCCGGAATTGCCGGAGGTGCCGGCGGTGGCCCCGATGCAGTGTTCAGCCTCGGCCCCAATCCGGAGGCCAAAATCATGGGCGCTGCGCCTGAATCAGATCTTATTTTCATCTCCCTGCGCCGCGACGCACCCTCGCTCATTGATGGTTTCAACTACATCAAAAACTACGCAGAATCCGTGGGAAAACCCTTTGTGGTGAACATGAGTTTTGGAAGTCACCTCGGTCCGCACGACGGAAATGACCTGAAAAATGTGGGGATTGACAACCTGCAAGGCCCCGGGCGAATTTTTGTGGGCTCCGCCGGAAACAATGGAAACGGAAACTTTCACCTGGACCGCGATTTCGCCTCCAATCCGGATACACTCCTGACAGTGGTGAACATTCACGGCTCGTCTGATTGGGGCCAAACCCTGAGCATGTGGGGTTCTGAAAACAGCAGTTTTTCAGCGTCCATTCGCCTCGTAAACAGCGCCGATGAGACGGTTTTCCAAACACCGTTTTACCAAACAGCCCTCGAGCCACAAATCAACGACTTTTTCCTTGTAGGCAATGATACCCTCTACATCCGTGTGCAATCTACCGCTGCCTTTACCACCAACGACAAGCCCAATATTCGTCTGGAAGTGCGCAACACCTCCAATCTCAAGATTGTGTTGATTGCTGCCTCCAACGACAGCCACCTCCACATCTGGAGCAATGCACGCATGCAAAACCGCTACACCAACTGGGGTTCTAACCTCACCAGCAACTACCCGGGCGCTGTGGCCGGTAATACCGAGTATGCCCCCGGCGAGCCTGCCGGATGTGGCAAACACGTCATTACCGTGGGTGCCTACCGCGCTGAAAGGGTCTTCGCCAACGGAACGGTGCTCTACGGAGCTTTGGCGGGATTCTCCAGTCGCGGGCCTACCGTAGATGGTCGCGTTAAACCGGACATCACCTCAGGGGGCGTGGATGTGTGGTCAGCTGTGAATTCCTTTACCACCTCCGGGCAATTGTCAGTAGAAGTAGATGGCAATACCTACGAGTTTACCCGTTTTGACGGAACTTCCATGTCGGGACCGCTCGTGGCGGGAATTGTAGCCTTAATGCTTGAGGCGAATCCCGAGTTAACCACACTGGAAGCCCGCGAAATTCTCCGCTCCACCGCACGACTTGACCAACATACCGGTGATATCGGCCCGGAAGGAACCCTGGATTGGGGCTGGGGTAAAGCGCACGCATTGGCGGCGGTTCTGGCCAGCGAAATAGTATCGAGCATTGAAGAAAAAGAGGTGGTAGCGGAGCTTTTTACCGCATGGCCCAACCCCACTACGGATGTCATCAATATTGAGATTGCCCAACACGCACACGGTCAGATTTGGGTCAACATTTTCGACATGTCGGGAAAACTTGAGCACAGCACTTCAATTAATCAGGGGGGAGCGTTCTTTACGGTTTCTGTTGGGCACCTTCCTGCCGGGATGTACCTCATCCGGGTGGATACCGAAAAGCAGACCTCCTTCCGAAGGGTAGTGGTCAGTCGGTAG
- a CDS encoding four helix bundle protein yields MSHENPRHKDNLILNLTLQFSLDVIEFCELLETRGKTIIGRQLLRSATSIGSNTREAQNAESRNDFIHKLKVALKEVDETEYWLLLCEKAKSYPTNEQLSLDLKTIRMVLNKIVSSTSKNRK; encoded by the coding sequence ATGAGTCATGAAAACCCAAGACATAAAGACAACCTCATCCTTAATTTGACTCTACAGTTCTCTCTGGATGTTATTGAGTTTTGTGAATTGCTTGAAACGCGTGGCAAGACAATCATCGGCAGACAGTTGTTGCGTAGTGCGACCAGCATTGGTTCTAATACGCGTGAAGCGCAGAATGCTGAGAGTCGAAATGACTTTATTCACAAGTTGAAGGTTGCGCTCAAAGAAGTTGATGAAACCGAGTATTGGCTACTCTTGTGTGAAAAGGCAAAATCGTATCCAACCAATGAACAACTGAGTCTCGATTTAAAAACCATACGCATGGTCCTAAACAAAATCGTTAGCTCAACCAGTAAGAACCGAAAGTAA
- a CDS encoding homogentisate 1,2-dioxygenase: protein MPFYHKLGKIPHKRHTTFRKADGSLHYEQLFGTIGFDGMSSLLYHLHRPTMVKEVLESIDVRPEIAVDRNMKSRSLRGFSVTPKEDFLESRTPVLVNSDVSIQLAAPKKSLREYFYKNADCDEVLFVHRGKGTLRTFVGNIPFAYGDYLVIPRGMIYQIDFETDDNRLLVVESHRPIYTPKRYRNWFGQLLEHSPFCERDIRPPSDLETYDETGDFLMKVKKEHMLHQYVYASHPFDVVGWDGFNFPYAFSIHDFEPITGRVHQPPPVHQTFETDAFVICSFVPRLYDYHPEAIPAPYNHSNIDSDEVLYYVDGDFMSRNNIEKGQITLHPAGIPHGPHPGAYERSIGKKDTEELAVMIDTFKPLQITKQALGIEDEGYWKSWVE from the coding sequence ATGCCCTTTTACCATAAGCTCGGAAAAATTCCGCACAAGCGACACACCACTTTTCGCAAGGCCGACGGCAGCCTGCACTACGAGCAGTTGTTCGGAACCATTGGATTCGACGGAATGTCGTCGCTGCTCTACCACCTGCACCGCCCAACGATGGTAAAAGAGGTACTGGAATCCATAGATGTTCGCCCCGAAATTGCGGTGGACCGCAACATGAAAAGCCGCAGTTTGCGTGGATTCAGCGTAACACCCAAAGAAGATTTTTTGGAAAGCCGCACACCGGTGCTGGTCAACAGCGATGTAAGCATTCAACTGGCCGCACCGAAGAAATCGCTGAGGGAATACTTCTACAAAAATGCCGATTGCGACGAAGTACTCTTCGTTCACCGCGGAAAAGGAACACTTCGCACCTTTGTGGGAAATATTCCCTTTGCTTACGGCGATTACCTGGTGATTCCGCGCGGAATGATTTACCAGATTGACTTTGAAACGGACGACAACCGACTACTCGTGGTTGAATCGCACCGACCCATATACACGCCCAAGCGCTACCGGAACTGGTTCGGGCAATTGCTGGAGCATTCGCCGTTTTGCGAGCGAGATATCCGTCCGCCGTCTGATCTTGAAACCTATGATGAAACCGGCGATTTTCTCATGAAAGTAAAAAAGGAGCACATGCTGCACCAATACGTGTATGCCTCGCACCCGTTTGACGTGGTAGGCTGGGATGGCTTTAACTTTCCTTACGCGTTTTCCATTCACGATTTTGAGCCTATTACGGGGCGTGTACACCAGCCACCACCTGTACACCAGACCTTTGAAACCGATGCTTTTGTGATTTGCTCATTTGTACCCCGGTTGTACGACTATCACCCGGAGGCCATTCCCGCTCCCTACAACCACAGCAATATTGACTCCGACGAGGTGCTCTACTACGTGGATGGCGACTTTATGAGTCGCAACAACATTGAAAAAGGGCAGATTACCCTGCATCCGGCGGGCATTCCCCACGGGCCGCATCCCGGTGCATACGAGCGAAGTATCGGTAAAAAAGACACCGAAGAACTGGCCGTCATGATCGACACCTTTAAACCGTTACAAATCACCAAACAAGCCTTGGGTATTGAGGATGAGGGGTATTGGAAAAGTTGGGTAGAGTGA
- a CDS encoding NAD-dependent epimerase/dehydratase family protein — MQSEKILILGAAGQIGSDLTEALRARYGAEAVVASDLHQGIPQALEGGPYVQLNAMDRQAIEDIVQRFEITQVYHLVAMLSATAEQHPLKGWELNMQTLFHCLEMAREQKIKRLYWPSSIAVFGPRSPRQNTPQHTILEPSTVYGISKVAGESWCEYYHQKYGVDVRSVRYPGLISYRGAPGGGTTDYAVHIFHEAIKHGHYTSFIQADRSLPMMYMPDAIRATLEIMHAPADKVRLRSAYNIAGMSFNPEEIAASIRRKLPDFSIDYAPDYRNEIAANWPASVDDSAAHNDWGWQPEYDLDRMVDDMLEQLRQTYVA; from the coding sequence ATGCAAAGCGAAAAAATCCTCATCCTCGGTGCTGCCGGCCAGATAGGCAGCGATCTTACAGAAGCCCTTCGCGCTCGTTATGGCGCAGAAGCAGTGGTGGCTTCCGACCTTCACCAAGGCATACCCCAGGCACTTGAGGGCGGCCCCTATGTGCAACTCAACGCCATGGATCGCCAGGCCATTGAAGACATTGTTCAGCGCTTTGAAATTACCCAGGTGTACCACCTTGTTGCCATGCTCTCGGCTACCGCAGAGCAGCATCCGCTCAAAGGGTGGGAGCTCAACATGCAAACCCTGTTTCACTGCCTTGAGATGGCCCGGGAACAGAAAATCAAGCGGCTTTACTGGCCGAGTTCCATTGCGGTTTTCGGCCCTAGAAGCCCGCGTCAAAACACGCCTCAACACACCATACTGGAACCTTCAACGGTTTACGGAATCAGCAAAGTGGCCGGTGAAAGCTGGTGCGAGTATTACCACCAAAAGTACGGCGTTGACGTGCGCTCGGTTCGCTACCCCGGTCTTATCAGCTATCGTGGGGCTCCGGGCGGTGGAACCACCGATTACGCCGTGCATATTTTTCACGAAGCCATCAAGCACGGGCATTACACATCGTTTATTCAGGCAGACCGCTCATTGCCCATGATGTACATGCCCGATGCCATTCGCGCTACCCTCGAAATTATGCATGCACCTGCCGACAAAGTGCGCTTGCGTTCGGCCTACAACATTGCCGGGATGAGCTTTAATCCTGAAGAAATTGCTGCTTCAATCAGACGAAAATTACCCGATTTCAGCATAGACTACGCGCCTGACTACCGCAATGAAATTGCTGCCAACTGGCCTGCCTCGGTTGACGACTCGGCAGCGCACAATGACTGGGGCTGGCAGCCCGAATACGATTTGGACAGGATGGTTGACGATATGTTGGAGCAACTCAGGCAGACATACGTGGCGTAA
- a CDS encoding toxin-antitoxin system YwqK family antitoxin has translation MIRQSLLFVFSLLICFQALPAQVSAETSANINQLDEMGRKTGHWVITGAMIKSNHYKPDQKVEEGEYVANKREGLWKRYHTNGKVKTEITYRNNRPEGPYKMYYPTGVVEEDGRWVNEHNVGNFKRFHANGQVAQEFSFEDNGLRTGVQRYYYENGNLELEVEVVQGLEEGLMRRFYPNGDLMEEKMLKGGVVDKSTIKKYEPRKETQLVAERAPAVEAKPSVRIPEDKPNLEVFKHNGQNVLYNKQKQVTQIGEFKDGRLWNGKWKKYGSNGLIEKIEIYKEGVYVGNAPITQDDL, from the coding sequence ATGATACGTCAATCACTGTTGTTTGTTTTCTCGCTTCTTATTTGTTTTCAGGCACTACCTGCTCAGGTAAGCGCTGAGACTTCCGCCAATATCAACCAGTTGGACGAAATGGGCCGCAAAACGGGTCACTGGGTAATAACCGGTGCCATGATTAAGTCCAACCACTACAAACCCGACCAAAAGGTTGAGGAAGGTGAGTATGTGGCCAACAAACGCGAAGGACTTTGGAAGCGGTATCACACCAATGGTAAGGTTAAAACAGAAATCACCTACCGCAACAATCGCCCTGAAGGCCCATACAAAATGTACTATCCCACCGGTGTGGTGGAGGAAGACGGCCGATGGGTAAACGAGCACAACGTGGGCAATTTTAAGCGCTTTCACGCCAACGGGCAGGTAGCGCAGGAGTTTTCATTTGAAGACAACGGCCTGCGAACCGGCGTGCAACGCTATTACTACGAAAATGGCAACCTTGAGCTGGAGGTGGAAGTGGTGCAAGGACTGGAAGAAGGACTGATGCGCCGGTTTTACCCCAATGGCGACCTGATGGAAGAGAAAATGCTCAAAGGTGGCGTGGTGGACAAAAGCACCATCAAGAAATACGAGCCGCGCAAGGAAACCCAGCTGGTGGCCGAAAGAGCCCCTGCCGTAGAGGCCAAACCGTCGGTGCGCATCCCGGAAGACAAGCCCAACCTGGAGGTGTTTAAGCACAACGGGCAAAATGTGCTCTACAACAAGCAAAAGCAGGTAACGCAAATCGGAGAATTTAAAGATGGCCGCCTGTGGAACGGAAAATGGAAGAAATACGGTTCCAACGGACTGATCGAGAAAATTGAAATTTACAAGGAAGGCGTGTACGTGGGTAACGCCCCTATTACGCAAGACGATTTGTAA